One genomic segment of Gossypium arboreum isolate Shixiya-1 chromosome 3, ASM2569848v2, whole genome shotgun sequence includes these proteins:
- the LOC108475672 gene encoding uncharacterized protein At1g66480-like isoform X2, protein MGNSLGGKKMTKVMKINGETMKLKTPVRAEQVVKDYPGHVLLESEAVKHFGIRAKPLQSHQSLEPKRLYFLVELPEAPKERVPRRVRSGINMSAKDRLESLMLSRRSVSDLTLMKPIIAIPEEENEEEGGGSESGAMRVKMRLPKSQVERLIKESVNEREAAEKIMQLCVANTGNSSRAEVDKQPQLHWKASHGSIGDGFKAREKRVSFMAMNEGGSQIAVTS, encoded by the exons ATGGGGAATAGCTTGGGAGGTAAAAAGATGACCAAAGTGATGAAAATAAACGGGGAAACAATGAAGTTGAAGACCCCGGTGAGAGCGGAGCAAGTGGTGAAAGATTATCCAGGGCATGTACTTTTAGAATCAGAAGCCGTTAAGCATTTCGGTATTCGAGCAAAGCCATTGCAGTCGCATCAAAGCTTGGAGCCCAAGAGGCTTTACTTCTTGGTAGAGTTGCCAGAGGCTCCCAAAGAGAGAGTTCCGAGAAGGGTCCGGTCGGGAATAAACATGAGTGCTAAAGACAGGCTGGAAAGCTTGATGCTATCAAGGAGATCCGTGTCGGATCTTACACTCATGAAACCCATAATTGCGATCCCCGAGGAGGAGAATGAAGAGGAAGGAGGAGGGTCGGAGAGTGGAGCAATGAGGGTAAAAATGAGGCTTCCCAAGTCCCAAGTTGAGAGATTGATCAAAGAAAGCGTAAATGAGAGAGAGGCAGCAGAGAAAATCATGCAACTTTGCGTGGCCAACACCGGGAACAGCTCACGTGCTGAAGTTGATAAGCAGCCGCAACTGCATTGGAAAGCCAGCCATGGAAGCATCGGAGATGGTTTCAAGGCTCGTGAG AAACGGGTGAGTTTCATGGCAATGAATGAAGGAGGGAGCCAAATAGCAGTGACATCTTAA
- the LOC108475672 gene encoding uncharacterized protein At1g66480-like isoform X1, with amino-acid sequence MGNSLGGKKMTKVMKINGETMKLKTPVRAEQVVKDYPGHVLLESEAVKHFGIRAKPLQSHQSLEPKRLYFLVELPEAPKERVPRRVRSGINMSAKDRLESLMLSRRSVSDLTLMKPIIAIPEEENEEEGGGSESGAMRVKMRLPKSQVERLIKESVNEREAAEKIMQLCVANTGNSSRAEVDKQPQLHWKASHGSIGDGFKARENIEDVEQEEIRWISKKRVSFMAMNEGGSQIAVTS; translated from the exons ATGGGGAATAGCTTGGGAGGTAAAAAGATGACCAAAGTGATGAAAATAAACGGGGAAACAATGAAGTTGAAGACCCCGGTGAGAGCGGAGCAAGTGGTGAAAGATTATCCAGGGCATGTACTTTTAGAATCAGAAGCCGTTAAGCATTTCGGTATTCGAGCAAAGCCATTGCAGTCGCATCAAAGCTTGGAGCCCAAGAGGCTTTACTTCTTGGTAGAGTTGCCAGAGGCTCCCAAAGAGAGAGTTCCGAGAAGGGTCCGGTCGGGAATAAACATGAGTGCTAAAGACAGGCTGGAAAGCTTGATGCTATCAAGGAGATCCGTGTCGGATCTTACACTCATGAAACCCATAATTGCGATCCCCGAGGAGGAGAATGAAGAGGAAGGAGGAGGGTCGGAGAGTGGAGCAATGAGGGTAAAAATGAGGCTTCCCAAGTCCCAAGTTGAGAGATTGATCAAAGAAAGCGTAAATGAGAGAGAGGCAGCAGAGAAAATCATGCAACTTTGCGTGGCCAACACCGGGAACAGCTCACGTGCTGAAGTTGATAAGCAGCCGCAACTGCATTGGAAAGCCAGCCATGGAAGCATCGGAGATGGTTTCAAGGCTCGTGAG AATATTGAGGATGTTGAACAGGAAGAAATCCGTTGGATTAGTAAG AAACGGGTGAGTTTCATGGCAATGAATGAAGGAGGGAGCCAAATAGCAGTGACATCTTAA